Proteins encoded by one window of Channa argus isolate prfri chromosome 1, Channa argus male v1.0, whole genome shotgun sequence:
- the edn1 gene encoding endothelin-1 produces the protein MDIYVLISVLSVMYPGILSTVLSAPAGSKSTAPPVTEGRHVRTKRCSCATFLDKECVYFCHLDIIWVNTPERVVSYGLGSAPRTKRAVADSMATRSGPRCRCLREDDKTCRSFCRGGNNLRYETSHSAEGDACAEAQCKHKLAADTGRIKRRKSDNKKRVFPPLLKAALKTRLLLEKWRVRQHHRAREWEGESTAS, from the exons ATGGATATATACGTTTTGATTTCCGTGTTATCAGTGATGTACCCGGGGATTTTGAGCACAG tcttATCAGCACCTGCTGGTTCCAAATCCACCGCTCCCCCCGTCACCGAGGGGCGCCATGTGCGGACCAAACGCTGCTCCTGCGCCACTTTCCTGGACAAGGAGTGCGTCTATTTCTGCCACCTGGACATCATCTGGGTCAACACACCTGA GCGCGTGGTCTCCTACGGACTGGGCAGCGCTCCCAGGACAAAGCGCGCGGTCGCGGACTCCATGGCAACCAGGAGCGGACCTCGCTGTCGGTGTCTCCGCGAGGACGACAAAACCTGCAGAAGCTTCTGCCGGGGGGGAAACAACCTCAG GTATGAGACATCGCACTCTGCCGAGGGCGATGCCTGCGCCGAGGCGCAGTGCAAACACAAGCTGGCAGCTGACACGGGCAGGATTAAGAG GAGGAAGAGCGACAACAAGAAACGGGTGTTTCCTCCACTGCTCAAGGCTGCATTGAAAACCCGCCTGCTGCTTGAGAAGTGGAGGGTGAGACAACACCACAGGGCGAGAGAATGGGAGGGAGAGAGTACGGCCTCCTAG